A stretch of Phoenix dactylifera cultivar Barhee BC4 chromosome 16, palm_55x_up_171113_PBpolish2nd_filt_p, whole genome shotgun sequence DNA encodes these proteins:
- the LOC120104064 gene encoding tryptophan aminotransferase-related protein 2-like → MEQNKENMAAKQETVVSNTSGKPPASKDFVINLDVGDPTMYESFWKGMGDQGAITILSSQTISYFSDVTNFCWFLEPEFAREIRRLHKLVGNAVTEDQHLIVGTGSSQLLQAAVYALSPSDTPDQMNVVSVVPYYSSYAPLMDYLRSRLFRWAGDACTFKGDAYIELVCSPSNPDGFLRQAFLKSEGGKTIHDLAYYWPQYTPITSPADHDISIFTISKSIGHAGSRLGWALVKDAAVARKMTKFIELSTIGVSKVSQIRATKILKVVSDSYEHPIPGNPDKLFDFGRRLLVNRWKKLREAVKASGIFSLPEFPSETCKFTGEKAETLPAFAWLKCEKEGIEDCASFLRTHKILTRGGSYFGASPNYTRVSMIDRDETFDLFTERLSSLH, encoded by the exons ATGGAGCAGAATAAGGAGAACATGGCCGCGAAGCAGGAGACCGTCGTCAGCAACACCAGTGGCAAGCCCCCCGCCTCCAAGGACTTCGTCATTAATCTTGATGT TGGAGACCCAACCATGTACGAATCATTTTGGAAAGGGATGGGGGATCAAGGGGCCATCACCATTCTGAGTTCGCAGACGATAAGTTATTTCTCAGATGTGACCAACTTTTGCTGGTTTCTTGAACCCGAGTTTGCTCGAGAGATACGACGCCTTCACAAGCTCGTAGGCAATGCTGTGACCGAGGATCAACACCTAATCGTCGGCACCGGCTCGAGCCAGCTCTTGCAAGCTGCGGTCTATGCTTTATCACCTTCGGATACCCCCGACCAAATGAATGTGGTGTCTGTCGTCCCATACTACTCG TCATATGCACCGCTGATGGATTACCTTCGATCTAGACTTTTTCGATGGGCTGGCGATGCATGCACATTTAAGGGTGATGCATATATTGAGTTGGTTTGTTCTCCTAGCAACCCTGATGGCTTTCTAAGGCAAGCATTCTTGAAGTCTGAGGGTGGGAAGACAATCCATGACCTGGCCTACTATTGGCCTCAATATACACCAATTACTAGCCCCGCAGATCATGACATCTCGATCTTTACTATCTCAAAGAGCATTGGCCATGCTGGATCTCGTCTTGG GTGGGCTCTAGTGAAGGACGCTGCTGTTGCTCGGAAGATGACCAAATTTATAGAGCTAAGCACAATTGGAGTGTCCAAAGTCTCACAGATTCGGGCAACAAAGATTCTTAAAGTAGTCTCGGATAGCTATGAGCATCCAATCCCTGGAAACCCAGACAAGCTCTTCGATTTTGGCCGGCGTCTTCTAGTCAATCGATGGAAGAAGTTACGAGAAGCTGTCAAAGCCTCAGGCATCTTTAGCTTGCCGGAGTTCCCATCTGAAACTTGCAAGTTCACCGGAGAGAAGGCTGAAACTCTTCCTG CCTTtgcatggttgaaatgtgaaaaAGAAGGAATAGAAGATTGTGCGAGCTTCTTAAGGACCCACAAGATCCTTACTCGAGGTGGGAGTTATTTTGGAGCAAGTCCCAACTATACCCGAGTTAGCATGATAGATCGAGATGAGACATTTGATCTTTTCACTGAAAGGCTTTCGTCCCTTCATTGA